In Desulfomonile tiedjei DSM 6799, a genomic segment contains:
- a CDS encoding efflux RND transporter permease subunit: MKLPHFFIDRPIFATVLSIVIVLLGIVSYFGLPVAQYPEVVPPTIVVRANYPGATPKTLADTVATPLEQEINGVEDMLYMESQSTPDGQMQLTVTFKLGTDLDKAQVLVQNRVAIAEARLPEDVRRIGITTTKSSPDLLMVVHFVSPDESLDQVYIGNYAYLQVRDVISRLEGVGDVLLFGAREYSMRIWLLPDRLAELNLTATDVVQAIRAQNIQVAAGALGQPPLDPNTGFQVAINTQGRLEQPEEFAKIVVKSGEGGRLVLLQDVARVELGARDYGVNSYLDKHTAVAMLVFQRPGSNAIATADGILGTMKELSQKFPPGLEYRVVYNPTVFVAQSIKAVYTTLFEASFLVTLVIFIFLQSWRATIIPLVAIPVSLIGTFFVMLLLGFSLNNLSLFGLVLAIGIVVDDAIVVVENVERNIEEGLSPKEATHKAMDEVASALISTALVLVAVFVPTAFLGGISGQFYRQFALTLSVSTALSLVVSLTLSPAMAALLLRPQTEARGGFQRLYERIFGWFFRAFNSAFWFSRDLYGRAIARITRLAAICLIVYGGLLLLTYWSIQRVPVGFIPQQDQGYLIVSIQLPDGASLNRTDEVVRRAASLAQEVPGITGIVSFAGFSGATRTNSSNAGAIFTRLDDPFVRAEKGLSMQNILTNLRQKLSKIREAFIVVIPPPPVRGIGTGGGFRMQVQDRFGVGTKVLDTAVTDIISAANQQPELVQVFTTFRPEAPQLYVDIDRIKARMLDVPLANVFDTLQVYLGSVYVNDFNLLGRVYRVTAQADVAYRSDANDVLQLKTRSGNGSTVPLGSIAEIRNVTGPDRVIRYNLYPSADINGDIRPGFSSGQGLDKMEKLAGQILPEGLAIEWTDLAFQQKLAGNVAIYIFPLCVLFAFLTLSAQYESWSLPLAVILIVPMSVLCALLGIEFRGMENNILTQIGFLVLVALACKNAILIVQFAKMAEDRGSDRFKAVVEACRLRLRPILMTAFAFILGVVPLVTAEGPGSEMRQVVGTAVFSGMLGVTLFGLFLTPVFYVVLRKFAKSADKSSRSL, encoded by the coding sequence ATGAAACTACCGCACTTCTTCATCGATCGTCCTATATTTGCGACGGTTCTCTCGATCGTAATTGTTCTGCTGGGAATCGTCTCTTATTTCGGATTACCGGTAGCTCAATATCCCGAAGTCGTTCCGCCTACAATTGTTGTACGTGCCAATTACCCGGGCGCCACTCCGAAGACTCTCGCTGACACTGTTGCCACACCACTTGAGCAAGAGATCAACGGCGTTGAAGACATGCTCTACATGGAGTCTCAATCCACTCCTGACGGACAGATGCAACTCACTGTCACCTTCAAGCTGGGAACAGATCTCGACAAGGCGCAAGTTCTCGTGCAAAACCGGGTGGCCATAGCAGAGGCTCGATTACCTGAAGATGTCCGCCGCATCGGGATAACCACTACGAAGAGTTCACCGGATCTCCTGATGGTAGTACATTTCGTTTCGCCCGATGAATCCCTGGATCAGGTCTATATCGGAAACTATGCATATCTTCAGGTCAGAGATGTAATTTCCCGGCTGGAGGGAGTTGGAGATGTACTCCTGTTCGGCGCCCGGGAATATAGTATGCGAATCTGGCTGCTGCCGGACAGGCTTGCGGAACTCAATCTTACGGCAACGGACGTGGTACAGGCAATAAGAGCGCAGAACATTCAAGTGGCAGCCGGTGCACTCGGTCAGCCGCCTCTCGATCCGAACACGGGCTTTCAGGTGGCAATCAATACACAGGGTCGATTGGAACAACCGGAGGAGTTCGCTAAAATCGTGGTGAAATCCGGGGAAGGAGGCCGTCTGGTATTGTTGCAGGATGTGGCACGGGTGGAACTCGGTGCGAGGGATTACGGGGTAAACAGCTACCTCGACAAGCATACTGCTGTTGCAATGCTCGTCTTTCAGCGCCCGGGGTCAAATGCCATTGCGACTGCAGATGGAATTCTGGGCACAATGAAAGAATTGAGTCAGAAATTCCCTCCAGGACTCGAGTATCGAGTAGTATACAATCCTACGGTGTTCGTGGCTCAGTCTATTAAGGCGGTCTATACCACGCTGTTCGAAGCATCTTTCCTCGTCACATTGGTTATCTTCATATTTTTGCAGAGTTGGCGTGCCACTATTATCCCGCTGGTTGCCATTCCCGTATCACTAATCGGTACATTCTTTGTAATGCTGTTACTCGGTTTTTCATTGAATAATCTCTCACTTTTCGGGCTTGTTCTGGCTATCGGGATAGTGGTGGACGATGCTATTGTAGTCGTTGAAAATGTGGAACGAAATATTGAAGAAGGCTTGTCTCCGAAAGAAGCCACGCATAAAGCGATGGATGAAGTCGCATCTGCATTGATTTCCACAGCACTCGTATTAGTGGCCGTATTTGTTCCCACTGCATTTCTCGGCGGAATCAGCGGACAATTTTACCGGCAGTTCGCTTTGACCCTGTCTGTTTCCACGGCTCTCTCCCTTGTGGTGTCGCTTACCCTTAGTCCGGCCATGGCGGCCCTGTTGCTTCGTCCCCAAACGGAAGCGAGGGGAGGATTTCAGCGTTTGTACGAGCGAATCTTCGGGTGGTTCTTTCGGGCCTTTAACTCGGCATTCTGGTTTTCAAGAGATCTCTACGGAAGGGCAATTGCTCGCATAACCCGGTTGGCTGCAATATGTCTGATCGTGTACGGAGGGTTGTTGCTCTTGACATACTGGAGCATCCAGCGTGTGCCCGTAGGATTTATCCCGCAGCAGGATCAGGGTTATCTGATAGTCAGCATTCAACTTCCGGATGGTGCATCACTGAATCGCACAGACGAGGTAGTGCGCAGGGCGGCAAGTTTGGCACAAGAAGTTCCCGGAATTACAGGAATCGTTTCATTCGCCGGCTTTTCCGGAGCAACGCGAACCAACAGCTCCAATGCGGGTGCGATTTTCACACGACTTGACGATCCATTTGTCCGGGCAGAAAAAGGGCTTTCCATGCAGAATATCCTGACCAACCTGAGGCAGAAGCTCTCGAAAATTCGAGAAGCATTCATTGTGGTGATTCCACCGCCACCAGTGCGAGGGATCGGCACAGGAGGCGGGTTCAGAATGCAAGTGCAGGATCGTTTCGGAGTCGGCACAAAAGTCTTGGACACTGCTGTAACAGATATTATTTCTGCCGCAAATCAGCAGCCGGAACTCGTGCAAGTCTTCACTACTTTTCGTCCGGAAGCTCCCCAGCTCTACGTCGACATCGATCGCATCAAAGCACGAATGCTGGACGTTCCACTGGCAAATGTCTTCGATACTCTTCAGGTCTACCTCGGTTCAGTCTATGTGAACGACTTCAATCTCCTGGGGAGAGTTTACCGGGTTACCGCCCAGGCTGACGTAGCATATCGGAGCGATGCGAACGATGTTCTGCAATTAAAGACCCGCAGTGGCAATGGTTCAACCGTCCCTCTGGGCTCCATTGCAGAGATACGCAACGTCACAGGGCCGGACAGAGTGATTCGTTACAACTTATATCCGTCTGCTGATATCAATGGTGACATTCGGCCGGGTTTCAGTTCCGGTCAAGGACTGGACAAAATGGAAAAATTGGCAGGTCAAATTCTGCCTGAAGGACTTGCCATCGAATGGACGGATCTCGCGTTTCAGCAGAAGCTGGCAGGAAATGTAGCGATCTATATCTTCCCCTTATGTGTGCTTTTCGCTTTCCTTACTCTCTCTGCACAATACGAGAGCTGGTCTTTACCATTGGCAGTGATCCTGATTGTTCCGATGTCCGTATTGTGCGCACTCCTGGGGATTGAATTCCGCGGCATGGAGAACAATATTCTGACTCAAATCGGTTTCCTGGTGCTAGTGGCACTGGCCTGTAAAAATGCGATTCTGATCGTGCAATTCGCGAAGATGGCTGAAGACAGGGGCAGCGACCGATTCAAGGCCGTAGTCGAAGCCTGTCGACTGCGGTTGCGACCGATTCTGATGACTGCTTTCGCATTTATCCTGGGTGTCGTTCCGCTCGTAACAGCAGAGGGTCCCGGCTCGGAAATGAGGCAGGTGGTTGGCACAGCGGTCTTCTCCGGAATGTTGGGAGTAACTCTGTTCGGGCTTTTCCTGACGCCCGTGTTTTATGTGGTGCTGCGCAAATTCGCGAAATCAGCAGACAAGTCATCCCGATCTCTATAG
- a CDS encoding formyltransferase family protein: MRLVILTSVRRGYASRSVPVLCANPRLNVVRLILTNSTAPDFSKALVRKTRKTMRIGLLGALNGIRIRDWYKDEEVDDIEKVCSQHHVEIIESDHTNSARTAELLKECRADLGISLGNGYIASKIFSLPTYGTINVHTEILPRFQGAHSIIWPIYEGLQETGFTIHQIDDHIDTGPILFQEKYPIVLHPTLRETVKRNLETAWSHVPHAIAYVCENYLQLRDAAKIQDRGRPYTTPTIWQFLRMIRNHKKMIDNTT, encoded by the coding sequence ATGAGACTGGTTATTCTTACCTCCGTCAGGCGAGGATATGCGTCTCGCTCTGTACCGGTATTATGCGCTAATCCTCGCTTGAATGTCGTCAGGCTTATTCTCACCAATAGTACAGCGCCGGATTTCTCCAAAGCGCTTGTACGCAAAACCCGAAAAACAATGCGGATAGGCCTGTTGGGTGCACTGAATGGCATCAGAATTCGTGATTGGTACAAAGACGAAGAAGTCGATGATATCGAGAAAGTATGCAGCCAACATCATGTGGAGATAATAGAAAGCGATCACACAAACTCCGCAAGGACCGCAGAGTTGCTGAAGGAATGCCGTGCCGATTTAGGCATCTCCCTTGGGAACGGGTACATTGCAAGTAAGATTTTTTCATTGCCAACTTACGGCACGATCAATGTGCATACAGAAATCCTCCCGAGATTCCAGGGAGCTCACAGTATAATATGGCCGATCTATGAAGGCTTGCAGGAAACCGGTTTCACTATTCATCAAATAGACGATCATATTGACACAGGGCCCATACTTTTTCAGGAGAAGTATCCTATTGTATTGCATCCTACGCTCCGAGAAACAGTAAAGAGAAACTTGGAGACTGCCTGGTCACACGTTCCGCATGCTATAGCATATGTATGTGAAAATTATTTACAATTGAGGGATGCTGCAAAGATACAAGACCGAGGCAGACCCTATACCACTCCAACCATCTGGCAATTCTTGCGAATGATTCGAAATCACAAGAAAATGATCGACAATACCACCTAA
- a CDS encoding glycoside hydrolase family 3 N-terminal domain-containing protein, producing the protein MKIFLAALNLLIVLALLPLAWDWRAPFLPTVRHLLFMGLVAMPLLVIVIEFWLLRSSRPEHRALRVLSASGLLVAVVVLITSITLEGHFRWVRHQVLHANPAALEKLGRHFIVGYRDIGELRRLIKLKAISGVFVTSTNVNGKSPADIQNVIRSFQNQRKEQLQPPLWIATDQEGGSVSRLSPPLSRLPFLGDIVKRTSDVALLERNIRQYAGQQGQELAEVGVNLNFAPVVDLNFNIINPDDKYTRIFQRAISNDPTTVAQVAAWYCEALDEHGVRSTLKHFPGLGRVYEDTHLDHADLTTSLEELTRTDWMPFLHLMKKSRAFVMLGHARLTAIDKERPVSMSPKVIAGLIRGTWKHDGVLITDNFSMLAVYRSKIGMDNGSIEALNAGVDLILISYDPDQYYRVMYTLLQADKEGKLDQDILKQSDRRLERAIRALPH; encoded by the coding sequence ATGAAAATCTTTCTAGCTGCTCTGAATCTCTTGATAGTACTCGCCCTGCTCCCACTGGCCTGGGACTGGCGAGCCCCCTTTTTGCCGACTGTTCGTCATCTGCTGTTCATGGGACTGGTGGCTATGCCGCTCCTTGTAATCGTGATTGAATTTTGGCTGCTGCGATCTTCCCGTCCCGAACATCGTGCGCTCAGAGTTTTGAGTGCCTCCGGATTGCTTGTGGCTGTCGTTGTCTTGATTACCAGTATAACTCTGGAAGGTCATTTCAGGTGGGTTCGCCATCAGGTCCTTCACGCAAACCCGGCCGCGCTTGAAAAGCTTGGAAGACATTTCATTGTCGGCTACCGAGACATCGGAGAACTCCGGCGCCTTATCAAGTTAAAGGCCATTTCCGGTGTGTTCGTCACCAGCACCAATGTCAACGGAAAGAGTCCCGCTGATATACAAAACGTAATCCGCTCTTTCCAAAACCAGCGGAAAGAACAGCTCCAGCCTCCTTTGTGGATAGCCACAGACCAGGAAGGCGGCAGTGTTTCACGATTATCTCCGCCGCTGTCCCGCCTGCCTTTCCTTGGGGATATTGTGAAGAGAACTTCCGATGTTGCCCTGCTTGAACGGAATATTCGACAATATGCCGGTCAACAGGGACAAGAACTTGCTGAAGTGGGAGTGAATTTGAATTTTGCTCCTGTGGTGGACTTGAATTTTAACATTATCAACCCCGACGATAAGTACACACGCATTTTTCAGCGAGCCATTTCAAATGACCCTACCACTGTCGCCCAAGTGGCCGCTTGGTATTGCGAAGCCCTGGATGAACACGGTGTACGTTCCACCTTAAAGCACTTTCCCGGTTTGGGCAGAGTATATGAAGATACTCATCTCGATCATGCGGACTTGACTACTTCTCTTGAGGAACTTACCAGGACTGATTGGATGCCGTTTCTCCATCTTATGAAAAAGAGCCGGGCCTTTGTCATGCTGGGTCATGCGAGATTGACAGCCATAGACAAAGAACGTCCGGTCTCAATGTCACCAAAGGTGATTGCAGGTCTAATCCGTGGTACCTGGAAGCATGACGGAGTTCTTATTACCGACAACTTTAGCATGCTTGCCGTGTACCGCAGCAAAATCGGCATGGATAACGGGAGCATCGAAGCTTTAAATGCAGGCGTTGATTTGATTCTGATCAGTTACGATCCGGATCAATACTATCGCGTCATGTATACTTTGCTCCAGGCGGACAAGGAAGGAAAACTCGATCAAGACATATTAAAACAGAGTGATCGGCGCTTGGAAAGAGCTATTCGCGCTCTTCCCCATTAA
- a CDS encoding heparinase II/III family protein, which produces MSVFLYFHTLRYLRPIQYYSRLRKLLIRPRPSLAPSPPLRQKQKVWRTPFTLKSPLSSNECSFLNRRRTLHFPGIWNDTSIEKLWLYNLHYFDFLNSDDATLDPDFYCRLISRWIRDNPPCSGIGWEPYPLSRRIVSWIKWFLAGNVPSDEALRSLIIQTRALNADIEYHLLGNHLLANAKALIFAGLFYEGAEPDAWLTRGIDILKQELPEQILADGGHFERSAMYHSIILEDLLDIINVSGIYEIPSIVDFVNASIIPTTNRMRSWLSAMLHPDRKFALFNDAAFGIALSPEELEGYARELGLEALTPQGEFVHLNESGYMRLQIDNTVLILDVGPIGPDYVPGHAHADTLSFEMSIFGHRVFVDTGTFCYSKGKTRSYVRSTQAHNTMSFRNADSSEVWDTFRVGRRAYPFNLEVHNSGNTFQVSCSHDGYRRLRGSPIHRRTWTLDSNSLVVFDTITADGSAIAHFHFDPSLKCLAEGENGQLILPNSKLIRWKALAGQAVLTGSKYYPEFGKVQKNRCLNVIAKEGKAKIIFEW; this is translated from the coding sequence TTGAGTGTTTTCTTGTATTTTCATACATTGCGCTACTTGAGGCCGATTCAGTATTATAGTCGTCTCAGAAAGCTTCTTATCCGGCCAAGACCTTCTCTGGCTCCGTCTCCTCCCCTGCGGCAAAAGCAGAAGGTTTGGAGAACCCCTTTCACTCTCAAATCGCCCCTAAGCAGTAACGAGTGCTCGTTCCTCAATCGGAGAAGAACTCTCCATTTCCCGGGTATCTGGAACGATACCTCGATCGAGAAACTGTGGCTGTATAATCTTCATTATTTTGACTTCTTGAACTCGGACGACGCCACGCTCGATCCGGATTTCTATTGTAGGCTGATAAGTCGCTGGATACGTGATAATCCGCCCTGCTCCGGAATCGGGTGGGAGCCGTACCCGCTTTCCAGAAGAATCGTAAGCTGGATCAAATGGTTTCTGGCCGGAAATGTCCCCTCTGATGAGGCCCTGCGGAGTCTGATCATCCAAACCAGGGCTTTGAATGCAGACATCGAATACCATCTGCTCGGAAATCATCTGCTTGCAAATGCCAAGGCTCTGATTTTTGCAGGGCTTTTCTACGAAGGAGCCGAACCTGATGCATGGCTGACGAGAGGAATTGACATCTTGAAGCAGGAATTACCCGAACAAATCCTGGCTGATGGAGGTCACTTCGAACGTAGCGCGATGTATCACTCCATAATACTCGAAGATTTGCTGGATATAATCAATGTCTCCGGAATTTACGAGATTCCGAGCATCGTTGATTTTGTCAATGCCTCAATAATACCGACCACGAACCGGATGAGAAGCTGGTTGAGCGCTATGCTCCATCCGGATCGAAAGTTCGCATTATTCAACGATGCCGCTTTTGGAATCGCACTTTCTCCGGAAGAATTGGAAGGTTACGCACGAGAACTGGGGCTTGAAGCTTTGACGCCGCAGGGTGAATTCGTTCATCTTAATGAAAGTGGTTATATGCGACTTCAAATCGATAACACCGTTCTGATACTCGACGTCGGACCGATAGGACCCGACTATGTTCCCGGTCATGCACATGCGGACACCCTGTCATTTGAAATGTCCATATTCGGGCACCGGGTTTTTGTGGATACCGGGACATTCTGCTATTCCAAAGGAAAGACTCGGTCATATGTGCGCTCTACGCAGGCTCACAATACGATGTCTTTTCGCAACGCCGATTCCTCCGAGGTTTGGGACACCTTCCGGGTAGGAAGAAGAGCTTATCCTTTCAACCTGGAAGTGCATAATTCAGGAAACACCTTCCAAGTCTCATGTTCTCATGACGGGTATCGGCGACTGAGAGGTTCGCCGATTCACCGGAGAACCTGGACCTTAGATTCCAACAGTTTAGTCGTGTTCGATACAATTACCGCAGATGGCAGCGCAATTGCTCATTTTCATTTCGATCCCTCGCTGAAATGCTTGGCGGAAGGAGAAAACGGTCAACTCATCTTACCCAACAGTAAGCTCATCAGGTGGAAAGCACTCGCCGGACAGGCTGTCCTGACTGGCTCCAAGTATTATCCTGAGTTCGGAAAAGTCCAAAAAAATCGGTGCCTCAATGTAATTGCGAAGGAGGGTAAAGCTAAGATCATCTTCGAATGGTAA
- a CDS encoding polysaccharide deacetylase family protein has protein sequence MYIGESLESPGNTASKKRCHVKSHDDYATSWKQTGVTPLGIGNRIRWFLRNTILTTLAALKTSGQSTFLTSMYCHYVFDDQIPEFEALIVELMKIGTFVNTDVCVDMLKGTKPLDGRYFHLSFDDGFRNVANNAIPVLKKYGIPAIVFVPTSFVGADLETTRKYCLDIAQYSTTIEMLRWQDLEKLLLLGFEVGSHTKTHARFSSISGDPDFMYEEIAGSKQEIEEKLGIECKYISWPYGKKADSDETSLSMVEKVGYEACFGAFRGSIVPRTTNAFAIPRHHFEVQWPTAHIRYFLGAKLRQAT, from the coding sequence TTGTACATCGGTGAAAGCCTCGAAAGTCCAGGAAACACGGCATCCAAGAAACGATGCCATGTGAAATCACACGATGATTATGCCACGAGCTGGAAACAAACAGGTGTGACCCCTTTGGGGATTGGAAACCGGATCAGATGGTTTCTGCGCAATACCATTTTGACGACTTTGGCTGCTCTAAAGACATCCGGTCAAAGTACCTTTCTGACATCTATGTATTGTCACTACGTTTTTGACGATCAAATACCCGAGTTCGAGGCTTTGATTGTGGAACTCATGAAAATAGGAACATTTGTGAACACTGACGTGTGTGTTGATATGCTCAAGGGTACAAAACCACTTGATGGAAGATATTTCCATCTCTCATTCGACGATGGTTTTCGCAATGTTGCAAACAATGCGATTCCGGTACTCAAAAAATATGGAATTCCAGCTATCGTATTCGTTCCGACTTCATTTGTAGGAGCCGATCTGGAAACTACGAGGAAGTACTGTCTCGATATAGCGCAGTACAGTACCACAATTGAGATGTTGAGATGGCAGGATCTCGAGAAATTGCTGCTCCTTGGATTCGAGGTAGGATCCCATACAAAAACTCATGCGAGATTCTCGTCAATCTCGGGAGATCCCGACTTCATGTATGAAGAGATTGCAGGGTCGAAACAGGAGATTGAAGAAAAGCTGGGCATAGAGTGTAAGTACATATCCTGGCCTTACGGTAAGAAAGCCGATTCCGATGAAACTTCCTTATCCATGGTCGAGAAGGTAGGGTACGAAGCCTGTTTCGGTGCATTCAGAGGCTCAATCGTGCCCCGGACTACGAATGCTTTCGCAATTCCCAGGCATCATTTCGAAGTTCAATGGCCCACGGCTCACATCAGATATTTTCTTGGTGCTAAATTGAGGCAAGCAACATGA
- a CDS encoding efflux RND transporter periplasmic adaptor subunit encodes MIRYIIATYGKLTQFAMFFLVLLFISGCNKAQQVAQPPALKVTVGKPLQVNMIEWDRFTGRLDSVETVEVRARVSGYLESVHFREGALVKKGDLLFVIDPRPFVAELNRTEGDRARAQARYELASLRLKRSRELLATASVSQDAFDERAAEERQSKAELASAKAAEEAARLNVEFTKITAPISGRISRLFVTEGNLITGGTGQTTLLTTIVSLDPIYCYFDSDENTYLKYSRLAREGKRPNDGNVGIPVYIGLADQEGFPYKGHIDFIDNRMDPNTGTMRIRAKLPNPDLALTPGLFARVRVPGSEVLEALFVPEEAIGSDQSRKFVYVVDEKNGVDRRFVRLGPREEQFRVIREGLTANDRVIVSGIQRIRPGAPVNPEEEQIAVEKKDWIPQEYMALLKGQDTKHTFYHGNGLDKVRTD; translated from the coding sequence ATGATTCGATATATCATTGCAACTTATGGAAAATTAACGCAATTCGCGATGTTTTTCCTGGTGCTTCTTTTTATATCGGGATGCAACAAAGCGCAGCAGGTCGCTCAACCGCCTGCGTTGAAGGTAACTGTAGGCAAACCGCTCCAAGTGAACATGATTGAGTGGGATCGGTTCACAGGACGGCTTGATTCTGTCGAAACAGTCGAAGTCAGGGCACGGGTGAGCGGGTACCTGGAATCCGTTCATTTCCGGGAGGGGGCACTGGTCAAGAAAGGAGACCTGCTCTTCGTTATCGATCCTCGACCGTTTGTGGCTGAACTGAACCGTACGGAAGGAGATCGTGCGAGGGCTCAAGCACGATATGAATTGGCGTCGCTCAGACTCAAACGATCCCGAGAACTGCTCGCCACCGCTTCAGTTTCTCAAGATGCATTCGATGAACGTGCGGCAGAGGAAAGACAATCCAAAGCAGAGTTGGCTTCAGCCAAAGCTGCCGAGGAGGCAGCCCGCCTGAATGTGGAATTCACGAAAATAACTGCTCCCATTTCGGGAAGAATCAGTCGGCTCTTTGTCACTGAAGGAAATCTCATTACTGGTGGAACCGGTCAAACCACGCTCCTGACCACAATTGTTTCTCTGGATCCAATTTACTGTTACTTCGATTCGGACGAAAACACATATTTGAAGTATTCGCGGTTGGCTCGGGAGGGAAAGCGCCCCAATGACGGGAATGTAGGAATACCCGTCTACATAGGATTGGCAGATCAGGAAGGCTTTCCGTACAAGGGACATATCGATTTTATCGACAATCGGATGGATCCCAACACGGGAACGATGCGCATAAGAGCTAAACTGCCGAATCCCGATCTTGCTTTGACTCCCGGATTGTTTGCAAGGGTAAGAGTGCCTGGCAGCGAAGTGCTCGAAGCTCTTTTTGTGCCCGAAGAGGCCATTGGAAGCGATCAATCAAGAAAATTCGTGTACGTGGTCGATGAAAAAAACGGTGTCGATCGTCGTTTTGTGCGACTCGGTCCCCGAGAGGAGCAATTTCGCGTGATTCGGGAAGGCCTGACAGCGAACGATCGCGTCATTGTCAGTGGTATCCAACGCATACGCCCGGGTGCCCCGGTAAATCCTGAAGAAGAACAGATCGCAGTCGAGAAGAAAGATTGGATTCCGCAAGAATATATGGCTCTGCTGAAGGGGCAAGACACCAAGCACACTTTCTATCACGGAAATGGATTGGACAAGGTTCGAACCGATTGA